Proteins from a genomic interval of Zingiber officinale cultivar Zhangliang chromosome 1B, Zo_v1.1, whole genome shotgun sequence:
- the LOC121989403 gene encoding thaumatin-like protein: MATSINALLCFFLFLLPLSANAATFQIVNSCSFTVWAAWATTGPQTGSGNQLNPGQSWTININAGSTGGRIWARTGCSSDGRGCQTGDCGMLQCQGYGRAPNTLAEFSLNQFNNLDFIDISNVAGYNVGIDFSPTTGGCRGIRCAANIVGECPAQLRAPGGCNDPCTVFGTQQYCCNNGPCGPTDFSRFFKTRCPDAYSYPQDDQTSTFTCPGGTNYRVTFCP; encoded by the coding sequence ATGGCTACATCAATCAACGCCCTGCTctgtttcttcctcttcctcctccctctctCCGCCAACGCCGCCACCTTCCAGATCGTCAACAGCTGCTCTTTCACCGTTTGGGCCGCATGGGCCACCACCGGCCCCCAGACAGGCAGCGGTAACCAGCTGAACCCGGGACAGTCGTGGACCATCAACATCAACGCCGGCTCCACTGGCGGCCGCATATGGGCCCGCACTGGGTGCTCCTCCGACGGCAGAGGCTGCCAGACTGGCGACTGCGGGATGCTGCAGTGCCAGGGCTACGGCCGGGCGCCCAACACCCTCGCCGAGTTCTCCCTCAACCAGTTCAACAACCTCGACTTCATCGACATCTCCAACGTGGCCGGCTACAACGTGGGGATAGACTTCAGCCCCACCACCGGCGGGTGCCGAGGGATCCGGTGCGCCGCCAACATCGTGGGGGAGTGCCCGGCGCAGCTGAGGGCGCCGGGGGGCTGCAACGACCCCTGCACCGTGTTCGGGACGCAGCAGTACTGCTGCAACAATGGGCCTTGCGGGCCCACGGATTTTTCAAGGTTCTTCAAGACGCGCTGCCCGGACGCCTACAGCTACCCGCAGGACGATCAGACCAGCACGTTTACCTGCCCTGGCGGCACCAACTACAGAGTCACCTTCTGCCCTTGA